One Cryptomeria japonica chromosome 9, Sugi_1.0, whole genome shotgun sequence genomic window carries:
- the LOC131078737 gene encoding uncharacterized protein LOC131078737 — MNSFKSRTAGEGLRFVCREKPEKELDLSDSCPNLSNAIVTELHQIFGNKSETEPQFWDKMAWVEGLIAQALAGGNGERGRLQCLNGGCVFLGAKRGFHHCGATYADFGRLMCYS, encoded by the exons ATGAATTCATTCAAATCGAGGACGGCAGGAGAGGGATTACGATTTGTGTGCCGAGAGAAGCCGGAGAAAGAACTGGACCTCAGCGATTCATGCCCTAATCTTTCCAATGCCATTGTGACAGAGCTCCATCAGATATTTGGCAACAAAAGTGAGACAGAGCCCCAATTTTGGGATAAGATGGCGTGGGTAGAGGGATTGATTGCGCAGGCCCTGGCAGGGGGTAATGGAGAGCGAGGCAGGCTCCAGTGCCTTAATGGTGGCTGCGTTTTTCTGG GGGCAAAGAGGGGATTCCATCATTGTGGAGCAACTTATGCAGATTTTGGGAGATTGATGTGCTACAGCTAA